The genome window CGGCCCCGGGATATCCACCCCTTCCCAGAAACTGTCCATACCCATCAATACGGCCTGGTCAGTTGTCTGAAATTTTTTTAACAAGCGGTGGCGGGGTTCTTCCCCCTGCCGGAAAAGATGATACCCGGCTCCGGTTAAAACGGGCATAATCCGGGTATAAACCGCGTCCATCTGACGCCGGTTGGTAAACAATAACAGGCTGCGGCCACCGGCCGCCTGGATGAGAGCGGGCAGGAGACCGGTAATGGTTGGCAGATATTCGGGCTGGTCGGGACCGGGAATATCTTCACCCGTCAGGACGAGGACATTGTTTTCATAGTCAAATGGGGAGTCATAAGCGGCTTCTTGGCAACCGGGTTTTGGTAACAAATCCAAACCCAGTTGTTCCTTGATGTAACCGAAATCGCCCTCCACCGTTAAAGTGGCGGAGGTAAGGACCGCTCCTTCCACTTGGGAAAAGAGCTGGTGGTACAGGAGGTTTCCCAAATTTAAAGGAACGCGGTTTAAGCTAAAATGGTTGTTTTCACCGCCACGGTCAGCGCGGAGGTTCAACCAAGAAACATAACACTCATCACTGCCATCGAGAAGCATGGGCAAGAGGGTGGCGATTTGGGTAAAAAACTGACCCGTTTCCGCCAAAAAATAAAAGTCCTCCCGGAAGTTTTCTTCCTCCGCCAACTCATCAACAAAACGGGACAGTTGCCCGGTCCACTTATCAAGCTCTTCTTGCAGACGGTAAACTTGGTTTTGTAAAGCCGGTTCAAGCAATAAATTGGCCGTAAAGCGTTTTTTGTTCTCTTCTTCTTCCGGGGAAAAAGCGGATGTCAGGCCGATAACCTGCCCTAAAGTCGGGAAAAAAGCGTTAAAATAGTTTTGTAGATTAAGCAGGCCGGGAATCAAGTCATGCTCCAAGACCCCGATTAACCTTTGCAGTAAAGCTAAATCCCGAACGTTTCCGGTGAGCCTTTGCCGTAAGGAAGGGAGCCATCCGTACCCCCACTTCCCCTCCCGGTGCAGTAACCGGTGGCAAAAATGGTTAACCTCTTTTTGGTCGAGGCGGGCGCCCAAATGTTCAGCCGCCACTTCCGGCAAGTGGTGCGCTTCATCAAAGATCACCAGCCGGTAGGGGGGTAAAACCAACCCGTCGGCGGAAAAATCACCCGGTTGGCGCAGGGCAAGGTCGGTAAAGAATAAATGGTGGTTAACGATCACCAGCTGGGCGGAGAAGGCTTTTTTCCGAGCCATGAGCCAAAAACACTGTTCCTGAAAGGGGCAGTGTTTTCGCAAACAGGTGGCCGACTCCGATGTTATTTTTTCTTTCAAAGCGGAACTCAAAGCATAACCCAGTTGTTCAACACAACCAATCCCGTTGGTCGCAGCACGGTAGACCCGTTCAAACTGGCTCTTTAGCCCGTCCGGTAAAACATCGTGGTTATGTTGGAAGTATTGTAATTTCCGCCAACATAAATAATTGCTCCGGCCCAGGAGGACGGTGGCTTGCAATGGCAAGTTTAGTGTTTTGTTTAAGAACGGAATCTCTTTTTCGATCAGTTGTTGTTGGAGGTTGATCGTATGGGTGGAGACAATCACCGGACCTTTGTCGTTGTTGTTTTCCTGAAAAGCAAGATAAACAGGATAAAGGTAGGCTAAGGATTTCCCGGTCCCGGTCCCGGCTTCAATTAAAGCATAACCACCCTCCCGGCAGATGGTCCAGACTAGGGCGGACATCTCTTGTTGAGCCGGGCGGTATTCAAAGGCGGGCCACTGAGTGGCAAAAAGCCCGTTCTTACCTAGGGCCTGGTGGGGCGCAAATTCCTGGTTCATCCTGCACCCCCTGCGGCCAAACGGCGGACAACCGCCAAATTCTTAAGATCATCCTCCGGTTTCGTTTGCGGGGTCTCCAGAATGCCGGTTAACGCAGACAGCCTCGGATCGGTCAGGAAAAGACCAAAACCTTCCAAGCCGATGCGGCCTTCTCCGATGTGGGTATGCCGGTCCAAATGGGACCCCAGTTCGCCCAGCGCGTCGTTGAGATGGAGAAGATGAAGCGTTTCCAGGCCGACGGCGGTTTCCACCTCCGCCAGTAAACGGTCAATCCCCGCCTTCGTGCGCAGGTCATAACCGGCGGCAAAGGCATGACACGTATCAAGACAAAGACCGGTACGGTCCGGCATGTTGATCGCTTTTAAGATGGCGGCCAGTTGCGAAAGATCACCACCAACTTCGGTTCCGGCCCCCGCCTGGTTCTCCAGGAGAAAACGGGTCCGCCCGGGGACAAGAGTGAGAATCTTTTCCACGCCCCGTACCACTTTGTCCAAGGCATTCTCCATGCTTTGCTTACCGGCTTTACCCGGGTGGACCACAAAATAGTCGGCATCAATGGCGACCGCCCGCTGGTACTCTTCGGCAATGGCACTGATTGATTTTATGTAAAGTTCATCCTCTTCGGCCGCGGGGTTCGGTAAATAAGACAAATGAACAACCACTGGGCCTAAACCGTATTCTTGCACCTTTTGGCGAAAGGCCTCCACGTCCTGCGCGAGCAGGGGTTTTTTTTGCCACCCCCGGGGATTTCCGCTGAAGATTTGAAAAGCATCACAGCCTAAATCTTTGGCTTCCTGCACCGCAGCCGCCAGACCTTTTCCAATGGAAACATGCACCCCAAAACGCATTCAATCCCGCCCCATCTCATCCAAGAATTTTAGAAACCGATTTTTTTCAATAAATTTGGTGAAAGAAATCTTTTCGGCTAAGAGTTGCAAAAAGATAAAAAGCACCAAGGTTAAACCGGTAAAAACTGGGTCGCCGTCCAAAACCACAAGGCCGCCAAGAATCCCTCCTAAAAAATTGGCTCCCGTATCGCCAAGCATAGCCCGGCCTTTTAGATCGGAGGGTA of Capillibacterium thermochitinicola contains these proteins:
- a CDS encoding ATP-dependent DNA helicase: MNQEFAPHQALGKNGLFATQWPAFEYRPAQQEMSALVWTICREGGYALIEAGTGTGKSLAYLYPVYLAFQENNNDKGPVIVSTHTINLQQQLIEKEIPFLNKTLNLPLQATVLLGRSNYLCWRKLQYFQHNHDVLPDGLKSQFERVYRAATNGIGCVEQLGYALSSALKEKITSESATCLRKHCPFQEQCFWLMARKKAFSAQLVIVNHHLFFTDLALRQPGDFSADGLVLPPYRLVIFDEAHHLPEVAAEHLGARLDQKEVNHFCHRLLHREGKWGYGWLPSLRQRLTGNVRDLALLQRLIGVLEHDLIPGLLNLQNYFNAFFPTLGQVIGLTSAFSPEEEENKKRFTANLLLEPALQNQVYRLQEELDKWTGQLSRFVDELAEEENFREDFYFLAETGQFFTQIATLLPMLLDGSDECYVSWLNLRADRGGENNHFSLNRVPLNLGNLLYHQLFSQVEGAVLTSATLTVEGDFGYIKEQLGLDLLPKPGCQEAAYDSPFDYENNVLVLTGEDIPGPDQPEYLPTITGLLPALIQAAGGRSLLLFTNRRQMDAVYTRIMPVLTGAGYHLFRQGEEPRHRLLKKFQTTDQAVLMGMDSFWEGVDIPGPQLSNVVIMRLPFRVPTEPLFQAKWEALTKAGKDPFLHLSLPEAVIKFKQGFGRLIRTKSDRGVVVILDQRIMTKWYGQVFLGSIPGGKIVTAPRSELPLLIEKWLS
- a CDS encoding deoxyribonuclease IV produces the protein MRFGVHVSIGKGLAAAVQEAKDLGCDAFQIFSGNPRGWQKKPLLAQDVEAFRQKVQEYGLGPVVVHLSYLPNPAAEEDELYIKSISAIAEEYQRAVAIDADYFVVHPGKAGKQSMENALDKVVRGVEKILTLVPGRTRFLLENQAGAGTEVGGDLSQLAAILKAINMPDRTGLCLDTCHAFAAGYDLRTKAGIDRLLAEVETAVGLETLHLLHLNDALGELGSHLDRHTHIGEGRIGLEGFGLFLTDPRLSALTGILETPQTKPEDDLKNLAVVRRLAAGGAG